Proteins from a genomic interval of Zingiber officinale cultivar Zhangliang chromosome 2A, Zo_v1.1, whole genome shotgun sequence:
- the LOC122044113 gene encoding uncharacterized protein LOC122044113, with the protein MPPPRNLKEVQRLTGRITALSRFISKSSDRSLPFFKILRRATKFQWDEGCDRAFEELKQYLSSLPILAKPIVGEPLWIYLSSTEYVIGSTLVRKRKEYSNQFLAARRFQPYFLAHSIIVMTNSALGRVLLNPEASGRLIKWTTELSEFDIQCQPRSAIKAQALADFVTEVQSPEPETAWKIYVDGSSARQGSGIDILLISPREDRIQLSIRLDYRATNNEAEYEALIAGLQVARHVGATKVLLHSDSQLAAQQLNGMFEINSARLRLYAEAFERLKGSFQEVVIQKIPRSENQVADELAKLASVVISIVASGPIEQVSLVAHVDRTGGILLPEDWRTPIIEFLQSRGQPGSREAD; encoded by the exons ATGCCCCCGCCTCGCAATTTAAAAGAGGTGCAGAGGCTGACCGGAAGGATCACAGCTTTGTCAAGATTTATCTCCAAATcatccgaccggagcctgccgttCTTCAAAATTCTGCGGCGAGcaaccaagttccaatgggacgaagGTTGTGACCGGGCTTTTGAAGAACTCAAGCAATATCTCAGCTCCTTGCCTATTTTAGCCAAGCCGATCGTAGGAGAGCCTCTCTGGATTTATTTATCATCCACCGAGTACGTGATTGGATCGACATTAGTCAGGAAGAGGAAGGAATACAGCAACCAGT TTCTGGCCGCCCGAAGGTTCCAgccttatttcttggctcactCCATAATTGTAATGACCAATAGCGCCTTGGGTCGAGTGCTGCTCAATCCCGAGGCATCGGGCCGGCTAATCAAGTGGACTACTGAGCTCAGTGAGTTTGATATCCAGTGTCAACCCCGGTCGGCCATAAAAGCACAAGCACTGGCGGACTTCGTCACGGAAGTGCAAAGTCCTGAGCCAGAAACCGCATGGAAGATATACGTGGATGGATCGTCAGCTCGTCAGGGGAGCGGAATTGACATATTACTTATATCTCCAAGAGAAGATCGGATACAGTTATCCATTCGGCTGGACTACCGAGCCACCAACAacgaagctgagtatgaagcGCTCATAGCCGGTCTGCAAGTTGCTCGACATGTCGGTGCCACCAAGGTACTCCTACACTCAGACTCACAGTTAGCGGCCCAACAACTAAACGGAATGTTTGAGATAAATAGTGCACGACTCAGGCTATACGCGGAGGCCTTCGAAAGGCTCAAGGGGAGTTTCCAGGAGGTTGTTATACAGAAGATTCCCCGGTCAGAGAACCAAGTAGCAGACGAGCTGGCCAAGCTAGCCAGCGTAGTGATTTCGATCGTCGCCAGTGGCCCAATCGAACAGGTCTCCCTGGTGGCTCATGTTGACCGAACGGGAGGGATACTACTTCCGGAAGATTGGCGAACGCCCATCATTGAATTCCTCCAGTCGAGGGGTCAGCCGGGGAGCCGAGAGGCCGATTGA